A genomic segment from Candidatus Brocadia sp. encodes:
- the hisC gene encoding histidinol-phosphate transaminase: MSYFRDNIERMSGYTPGEQPKDGIYIKLNTNENPYPPSPKILHAIKEAVNENLRLYPDPIATAARIKIAEIVGTKPERVMAGNGSDDLLSIIIRSFAGQGDKVVFPYPSYMLYKTLAELQDGVACAIDFTEDYSLPKDFIVKGAKVTFVANPNSPSGTMISPGEISKIASKIDGVLVVDEAYADFADDNCLSLVEKHTNILILRTLSKSYSLAGIRLGFCIAQESLIQGMMKVKDSYNVDRLSIAAVVAALDDQKSMKTHTEMIKETKHYLTKSLQEMGFFVYPSQTNFVLARCMNGVHAHTLYQALKSRKILVRYFNMRRLDDCLRITIGTREEIDILLKHLKELASITTHANATTHSPVILR; the protein is encoded by the coding sequence TTGAGCTATTTTCGGGACAACATCGAAAGAATGTCAGGATATACGCCAGGTGAGCAACCAAAAGACGGCATCTACATAAAGCTCAATACAAACGAAAATCCATACCCGCCTTCCCCAAAGATATTACATGCCATTAAAGAGGCGGTGAACGAAAACCTTCGCCTTTACCCTGACCCGATTGCAACGGCAGCCAGAATAAAAATTGCCGAAATAGTAGGCACAAAGCCGGAACGCGTTATGGCAGGAAACGGTTCCGACGACCTGCTGTCTATAATTATACGGAGCTTTGCAGGCCAGGGGGATAAGGTTGTTTTCCCTTACCCGTCTTATATGCTCTACAAGACACTTGCAGAACTGCAAGATGGGGTTGCGTGCGCCATAGATTTTACAGAAGATTATTCTCTTCCCAAAGATTTCATTGTAAAAGGGGCAAAGGTTACATTTGTCGCAAATCCGAATTCACCTTCCGGGACAATGATATCACCGGGAGAAATATCAAAGATTGCTTCTAAGATAGATGGTGTACTCGTTGTTGACGAGGCATATGCTGATTTTGCAGACGATAATTGCCTCTCTCTGGTCGAAAAACACACCAACATCCTTATCCTGCGCACACTTTCAAAGTCATATTCGCTGGCAGGCATCAGACTTGGGTTTTGTATTGCCCAGGAATCTCTTATTCAGGGAATGATGAAGGTAAAGGATTCATATAATGTTGACCGACTCAGCATCGCTGCAGTAGTTGCAGCTCTGGATGACCAAAAAAGCATGAAGACTCACACTGAAATGATAAAGGAAACGAAACACTATCTCACGAAATCCTTACAGGAGATGGGATTTTTCGTATATCCTTCACAAACCAACTTTGTACTGGCACGGTGCATGAATGGAGTCCATGCACACACTTTATACCAAGCTTTGAAATCACGAAAGATATTGGTACGATACTTCAATATGAGACGACTGGATGACTGCCTGCGCATTACGATTGGCACAAGAGAAGAAATTGATATTTTACTGAAACATCTAAAAGAACTTGCAAGTATAACGACACATGCGAATGCGACGACGCATTCGCCTGTTATCCTTAGATGA
- a CDS encoding formate/nitrite transporter family protein: MLYTANVDAIAAVSLKKATAMKHSLTGFLTLSVMAGFYIGFGVILAFICAAPVAALNPGIGKIVAGATFGIALSLVIIGGAELFTGYNLLVFKGTLRGTITLADSMLGWFWTYLGNLGGSMLFALMIIVAGIFAPDPWKSFILKVATYKSTAPWWELFFRGIFCNWLVCLAIWSCFRCTSDSGKLIMIWWCLFAFITTGMEHSVANMTILTIANLLPHDPAAISWGKMFGWNLVAVTLGNIVGGTFFVTFLYWFANAMDEKGARKMEAIKGGSGSAGLPRAGGSPEEIKDVKVKMKS; this comes from the coding sequence ATGTTATATACTGCGAACGTAGATGCAATTGCAGCGGTGTCTCTCAAGAAAGCCACTGCAATGAAACATAGTCTAACGGGTTTCTTGACACTTTCTGTGATGGCTGGTTTTTATATTGGGTTTGGCGTCATCCTTGCATTTATTTGTGCGGCGCCTGTTGCGGCACTAAATCCAGGAATTGGTAAGATAGTTGCGGGTGCAACCTTTGGTATTGCATTGTCATTAGTAATTATTGGTGGAGCCGAGTTGTTTACCGGGTATAACCTGCTTGTATTTAAAGGAACACTGAGGGGCACTATAACGCTCGCCGATTCCATGCTGGGTTGGTTTTGGACATACTTAGGGAACCTGGGTGGATCAATGCTCTTTGCACTTATGATTATTGTCGCCGGTATCTTTGCCCCTGATCCCTGGAAGTCATTTATACTCAAGGTGGCTACCTATAAGTCTACTGCACCATGGTGGGAGCTATTCTTCAGGGGTATCTTCTGTAACTGGCTGGTCTGTCTGGCAATATGGTCTTGCTTTAGATGTACGAGCGATTCCGGCAAGTTGATTATGATCTGGTGGTGTTTATTTGCTTTCATTACGACAGGCATGGAACACAGCGTTGCGAATATGACAATATTAACAATTGCGAACTTATTACCGCATGATCCAGCGGCAATTTCATGGGGTAAGATGTTTGGTTGGAATCTTGTCGCTGTTACCCTTGGTAACATTGTGGGCGGTACATTTTTTGTTACATTCCTGTATTGGTTTGCAAATGCCATGGATGAAAAGGGCGCCAGGAAGATGGAGGCCATAAAAGGAGGTTCTGGAAGCGCTGGGTTACCGCGAGCTGGTGGGTCTCCAGAAGAAATTAAAGATGTTAAGGTGAAGATGAAGTCATAA
- a CDS encoding cell surface protein — protein sequence MLKKYIQFCVPPIFVFFLLTVFLSFALYAQLADTPWPMFRHDIQHTGRSPYVSIQKPVLKWTFQTQGPIASSPAIGEDGTIYFGSKDKKLYAVTRNGKLKWVFETQDEVDSSPAVRKDGTILFGSWDSHLYALNPDGSILWKYKSEGGIISSPTIAPDGTIYVGSWDKKLHAITKDGKLKWTQKTADHVASSPAIAPDGMIYFGSGDYYLFAMKPEGKAVWSFGTRYLLDASPLIAPNGNIYIGSEDARFYAFRADGHTEWTFDTKYDIDSSAAIDTDGTIYFGSGDNNLYAFTSSGRLKWCFETDSSVHSSPAIGADGTIYVGSRDKKLYALNSDGNVKWIFETGSAIESSPAIDADGTIYIGSNDGKLYAIGEAFQQ from the coding sequence ATGTTGAAAAAATATATCCAGTTTTGTGTCCCACCGATATTTGTTTTTTTCCTACTTACTGTCTTTTTATCTTTCGCGCTTTATGCGCAGCTTGCTGACACACCTTGGCCCATGTTCAGGCACGACATACAACACACAGGAAGAAGCCCTTATGTGAGCATTCAAAAGCCAGTTCTAAAGTGGACATTCCAAACCCAAGGACCTATTGCTTCTTCTCCAGCTATTGGGGAAGATGGCACAATTTACTTTGGCTCGAAAGATAAAAAACTCTATGCCGTTACACGAAATGGTAAACTTAAATGGGTATTCGAAACACAGGATGAGGTTGATTCATCACCTGCCGTCAGAAAGGACGGCACGATTCTCTTTGGTTCCTGGGATAGCCATCTCTATGCGTTGAATCCTGATGGGAGTATCCTTTGGAAATATAAATCCGAAGGCGGTATTATTTCTTCCCCGACCATTGCGCCCGACGGAACGATCTATGTCGGATCCTGGGATAAAAAACTTCACGCTATTACTAAAGATGGCAAATTAAAGTGGACGCAAAAGACCGCCGATCACGTGGCCTCATCACCAGCCATTGCACCTGATGGTATGATCTATTTTGGTTCCGGGGACTATTATTTATTTGCCATGAAACCAGAAGGCAAGGCTGTATGGAGTTTTGGCACCAGGTACCTCTTAGATGCCTCTCCCCTCATCGCTCCCAACGGGAACATTTACATAGGTTCTGAGGATGCCAGATTTTATGCCTTTCGTGCAGACGGACATACAGAATGGACGTTTGACACCAAGTACGATATCGATTCTTCTGCAGCTATCGACACAGACGGAACTATATACTTTGGCTCGGGAGACAACAATCTCTATGCATTTACTTCCTCAGGAAGGCTAAAGTGGTGTTTTGAAACTGACTCCTCTGTTCATTCATCTCCCGCTATTGGCGCAGACGGTACCATTTATGTTGGTTCCAGAGATAAAAAATTGTATGCCCTCAATTCCGATGGAAATGTGAAGTGGATTTTTGAAACGGGAAGCGCAATAGAATCGTCACCTGCTATTGATGCCGATGGCACCATTTATATCGGTTCTAATGACGGGAAACTTTACGCTATAGGGGAAGCTTTCCAACAATAA
- the mutL gene encoding DNA mismatch repair endonuclease MutL, which translates to MSQIKILPVAVINKIAAGEVIDRPAAVVKEVIENAIDAGASRIDTHLEDGGRKLIQISDDGIGMDAEDLALAFQSHATSKLRNADELFAIHTLGFRGEALSSIGAVSHASIISRVKGSLHGAEVTIDGGILGKIKECGAPEGTQVEVRDLFFNVPVRKKFLRTIPTEMAYISEVLTRFALSYPAIHFTLMHNNRTVFNLPPVRDTAERIAICFGDEMKKQLIPVFLREEQFVLSGFIVPPFFDKANARMQFIFLNGRYIKDGAIFRAISESYRGKLMHKRYPILFLFLQVEPTEVDVNVHPTKTEVRFRNTNAIYNYVLSALKEGLSKSTAKTIAVSSPLPGLEKESVAAEEADLVKKSLWEQFSFRKTDPNLTGLDFQKRMEIPLNSPCKKEKLMKEEGREVDGEGFPNEGKSGGCNTVQAGDEAERKEKAFPSEGTGKKKTCFQIHDAFIVEETDGGLNIIDQHALHEIILYHEIERGMRTSQSPSQRLLIPELVELSPKDFFNIISLKENLRGLGVEVEEFGLRTIAIRSFPQVLRRLHGKEFIESLLAGLSDEDYLKGKDIILDKLISIMACKGAVKAGQRLEPQEIEELLKMKKRINAYTNNCPHGRPTTLYFSLDELQKQFKRK; encoded by the coding sequence ATGTCACAGATTAAGATTCTTCCCGTAGCCGTTATAAACAAAATTGCAGCAGGTGAGGTGATTGATCGTCCGGCGGCTGTCGTAAAAGAGGTAATTGAAAATGCAATTGATGCGGGCGCATCAAGGATTGATACCCATCTGGAGGATGGAGGAAGAAAGTTGATACAAATATCGGATGACGGTATTGGAATGGATGCAGAAGACCTTGCCCTTGCATTTCAAAGCCATGCTACCAGTAAACTTCGCAATGCAGACGAACTGTTTGCAATCCATACCCTGGGTTTTCGCGGAGAGGCATTGTCGAGCATCGGAGCCGTTTCGCATGCCAGCATTATCTCCAGGGTAAAAGGGTCTTTGCATGGTGCGGAAGTAACGATTGATGGAGGAATTTTGGGCAAAATTAAGGAATGTGGTGCGCCTGAAGGCACACAAGTTGAGGTACGCGATCTGTTTTTTAATGTCCCTGTCCGCAAGAAATTTTTAAGGACGATACCCACAGAAATGGCTTACATTTCCGAAGTACTCACGAGGTTTGCCCTCTCCTATCCGGCGATTCATTTTACCCTCATGCACAACAACAGGACGGTATTTAATCTTCCTCCTGTCCGGGATACGGCTGAACGAATTGCAATATGTTTTGGAGATGAGATGAAAAAACAACTCATTCCCGTGTTTCTTCGGGAAGAGCAATTTGTCCTTTCGGGATTCATTGTGCCACCCTTTTTTGACAAAGCCAATGCGAGGATGCAGTTCATATTTTTGAACGGCCGCTATATCAAAGATGGCGCAATCTTCCGTGCCATTAGCGAATCCTATCGCGGGAAATTAATGCATAAGAGATATCCGATTTTGTTTCTGTTTTTACAGGTAGAGCCGACTGAAGTAGATGTGAATGTCCATCCAACAAAGACCGAGGTGCGCTTCCGGAATACCAACGCAATCTATAATTATGTCCTCTCTGCGTTAAAAGAGGGACTGAGCAAATCAACAGCGAAGACGATTGCGGTGTCGTCTCCGCTTCCGGGATTGGAAAAGGAATCAGTAGCGGCGGAAGAGGCTGACCTTGTAAAAAAATCTCTCTGGGAACAGTTTTCCTTTAGAAAAACGGACCCAAACCTCACTGGTCTTGACTTCCAAAAGAGGATGGAAATCCCCCTTAATTCCCCCTGTAAAAAGGAAAAGTTGATGAAGGAGGAGGGCAGGGAAGTGGATGGAGAAGGATTTCCGAATGAAGGAAAATCAGGGGGTTGCAATACTGTTCAAGCAGGTGATGAAGCAGAGAGAAAAGAAAAAGCATTTCCTTCTGAGGGTACTGGAAAAAAGAAAACCTGCTTTCAAATACATGATGCTTTCATTGTTGAGGAGACAGATGGCGGGTTAAATATTATCGATCAACACGCATTGCATGAAATAATTTTATACCATGAAATAGAAAGGGGCATGCGCACTTCCCAATCACCAAGTCAGCGTTTGTTGATCCCGGAACTGGTAGAATTAAGTCCAAAGGATTTTTTCAACATTATCAGCTTAAAAGAAAATCTGAGGGGGCTGGGGGTTGAGGTTGAGGAGTTTGGGCTGCGTACAATTGCAATTCGCTCCTTCCCGCAAGTTCTGAGGCGATTACATGGCAAGGAATTTATAGAAAGCTTGCTGGCCGGGTTGAGCGATGAAGATTATCTGAAGGGGAAAGATATCATTTTGGATAAATTGATCAGCATTATGGCGTGCAAGGGCGCCGTTAAGGCAGGCCAGAGATTAGAACCGCAAGAAATAGAGGAGCTTCTGAAAATGAAAAAGAGGATAAATGCATATACAAATAACTGTCCCCATGGCAGGCCCACAACTCTGTATTTTTCACTGGATGAGTTGCAAAAACAATTTAAGAGAAAATAG
- the hisB gene encoding imidazoleglycerol-phosphate dehydratase HisB, which produces MTKRTATICRKTRETQVELTLTIDGDGNSNISTGVGFLDHMLDILTKHGLFDLTIKASGDRIVDDHHTVEDVGICFGLGIKEALGNKRGIRRFSSSSIPMQEALANIAIDISGRPALVFNVTFHTEKIGNFDVELIEEFLEAFSTNAGINLHVNVPYGSNAHHIAEAIFKGLAKALEDAVQVDKRIKDIPSTKGVL; this is translated from the coding sequence ATGACAAAAAGGACAGCTACAATCTGCAGAAAAACCCGAGAAACACAGGTCGAATTAACCCTTACGATTGATGGGGATGGAAATAGCAATATTTCTACTGGTGTTGGCTTCCTGGATCATATGCTTGATATACTCACCAAACATGGTCTGTTCGACTTAACTATTAAAGCAAGCGGAGACCGCATTGTGGACGACCACCACACAGTAGAAGATGTGGGGATATGTTTCGGTCTGGGAATTAAAGAGGCATTAGGCAACAAAAGGGGAATTCGGCGCTTCTCAAGTTCAAGCATCCCTATGCAGGAAGCCCTTGCCAATATCGCGATCGACATCAGTGGCAGACCTGCGTTGGTCTTTAACGTTACATTCCATACAGAAAAAATAGGAAATTTTGATGTGGAACTTATTGAAGAATTCTTGGAGGCCTTTAGCACAAATGCGGGCATTAACCTGCACGTGAATGTTCCGTATGGCAGCAACGCTCATCACATAGCAGAAGCAATATTTAAAGGACTGGCCAAGGCGTTAGAAGATGCTGTTCAGGTTGATAAACGCATAAAAGATATCCCATCAACGAAAGGGGTACTTTAA
- a CDS encoding (Fe-S)-binding protein, with translation MITKEWEIEINKCAKCGKCRSVCPVFIETGNESMVARGRISLADALQNGEIFYTELLRDYLLSCKKCLRCSSICPSGVDYDFIIQTMLDDLANHLGIWLIPRIVFRLFLTRRWLFNLLLKTASTFQNLVPLKRHGTMRHLPFMFMGGRWIPPLAKETVLKKYRNAKKIKSPKMKVGFYVGCLINYVYTDIADAVIEVLNHFEVEVVVPPAQLCCGIPARSLGDVKTARRLAEVNVEVFKKANVDFIITACATCGRTLKRDYPHILGNRALKFTDKLYDISEFIEKYFAYETKTLNTKITYHDPCHLYWGQNISKQPRDILRRSSTFQEMETPERCCGGGGVFNLIHYDLSTKIGEHKARAIEKSGAEVVATGCPGCRLQIEDLLAARGSQVKCTHTVQILRDALSKASQLKDCARLREIEGTIS, from the coding sequence ATGATTACTAAGGAGTGGGAAATAGAAATTAACAAGTGCGCCAAATGTGGTAAATGTCGCTCTGTCTGCCCCGTTTTTATCGAGACGGGTAACGAATCCATGGTAGCACGCGGACGTATCAGTCTGGCCGATGCATTACAAAATGGTGAAATTTTTTACACGGAACTCTTGAGGGATTATCTCCTTTCCTGCAAGAAATGCCTCCGATGCTCCAGTATCTGCCCATCGGGTGTTGATTATGACTTCATCATCCAAACCATGCTTGACGATCTGGCAAATCACCTCGGAATATGGCTTATACCACGGATTGTATTCAGACTGTTCCTGACCCGAAGATGGCTCTTTAATCTGCTTTTGAAAACTGCCAGTACCTTTCAAAATCTTGTTCCACTAAAGCGACACGGTACCATGCGGCATCTGCCCTTCATGTTTATGGGTGGCAGGTGGATTCCTCCTTTGGCGAAAGAGACTGTACTTAAAAAATATCGAAATGCGAAAAAGATAAAATCTCCTAAAATGAAAGTGGGGTTTTATGTAGGCTGTCTTATCAATTACGTCTATACCGATATTGCTGATGCAGTAATTGAGGTATTAAACCATTTTGAGGTAGAGGTTGTTGTCCCCCCAGCACAATTGTGCTGTGGCATTCCTGCAAGATCGTTGGGGGACGTCAAAACAGCACGAAGACTGGCAGAAGTAAACGTGGAGGTATTTAAGAAGGCCAACGTCGATTTTATTATCACTGCATGTGCCACCTGCGGGAGGACATTGAAAAGAGATTATCCCCATATCCTGGGGAATCGTGCCTTAAAATTCACGGACAAGTTATACGACATATCCGAGTTTATTGAAAAATATTTTGCATACGAAACAAAGACATTAAATACAAAGATTACCTACCATGATCCGTGTCATCTCTACTGGGGTCAAAACATCTCAAAACAACCCAGAGATATTTTGAGACGTTCTTCCACGTTTCAGGAGATGGAAACCCCTGAACGATGCTGCGGCGGTGGTGGCGTATTTAATTTAATACATTATGACCTCTCCACAAAGATTGGTGAACATAAGGCACGAGCCATTGAAAAAAGCGGTGCGGAAGTTGTGGCAACGGGTTGCCCGGGATGTCGGCTTCAGATTGAAGACCTCCTTGCTGCAAGGGGTTCTCAAGTGAAATGTACACACACTGTACAGATATTACGAGACGCATTATCAAAAGCTTCCCAGTTAAAAGATTGTGCAAGGCTAAGAGAGATAGAAGGAACCATATCTTAA
- the hisD gene encoding histidinol dehydrogenase: protein MRILRTWECKIDKEIEKLKQQLNILDSISANRTTVLKIIQDVKKRKDKSLAKYSKLYDKAHLSPKDFRVKDNEIEEAYRKISSPFVKSIQHAITNIWTYQEHIRIRNVSPLKTNGIVLDTLYSPLESVGVYVPGGAASYPSTVLMNAIPARVAGVNKIIMTTPPSKDGTIPPERLVAAKEVGIHEIYKVGGAQAIAALAFGTETIPKADKIVGPGNIFVTLAKKEIFGYAGIDMLAGPSEVLIIADDHANPSFVASDLLSQAEHAPGISILVTFSELLVKQVTSELNQQITKLRRCADTKKCLKKFGVIILAKNIDECVETANTLAPEHLQIMTQNPRTLLSGIKHAGAIFLGPYTPVALGDYIAGPSHVLPTSGTARFSSGLSVNDFLKRSSVITYSKSALKAAYTDLAEISGAEGLDAHTRSVQIRLKPKKGVSY, encoded by the coding sequence ATGAGGATACTCAGGACTTGGGAATGTAAGATTGATAAGGAAATCGAAAAACTCAAACAGCAATTAAACATTTTAGATAGCATATCCGCGAATAGAACAACGGTACTTAAGATTATCCAGGACGTCAAAAAGCGAAAAGATAAATCACTTGCGAAATATAGCAAACTCTATGATAAGGCACATCTTTCACCGAAGGATTTTCGGGTAAAAGATAACGAAATCGAGGAGGCCTACAGGAAAATATCGTCCCCCTTTGTAAAGTCCATACAACATGCTATCACTAATATATGGACATATCAGGAACATATACGAATCCGCAACGTTAGCCCGTTAAAGACGAACGGCATTGTACTTGACACCTTGTATTCTCCTTTAGAAAGTGTGGGAGTGTACGTTCCAGGTGGTGCCGCTTCTTATCCATCTACGGTATTGATGAATGCGATACCAGCACGCGTAGCAGGCGTAAACAAGATAATTATGACTACACCTCCTTCGAAGGATGGAACTATTCCACCCGAAAGACTGGTCGCGGCAAAGGAGGTAGGTATTCATGAGATATATAAGGTTGGTGGCGCACAGGCTATAGCTGCCCTTGCATTTGGTACGGAGACCATTCCAAAGGCAGACAAAATCGTAGGACCTGGGAATATTTTTGTAACGCTTGCAAAAAAAGAAATCTTTGGATATGCTGGCATCGATATGCTTGCGGGACCCAGCGAAGTATTGATTATAGCGGACGACCATGCAAACCCGTCGTTTGTAGCATCTGACTTACTATCACAAGCAGAACATGCACCCGGTATCTCAATACTGGTCACTTTCTCCGAATTGCTGGTGAAACAAGTTACATCAGAGTTAAATCAACAAATAACGAAACTCAGGCGGTGCGCAGACACAAAAAAATGCCTTAAAAAATTTGGTGTTATTATATTGGCAAAAAACATTGATGAATGTGTCGAAACAGCCAACACATTGGCCCCGGAGCATTTACAAATTATGACACAAAACCCCAGGACCCTGCTGTCGGGTATCAAACATGCCGGGGCGATCTTTTTGGGACCGTATACCCCGGTTGCGTTGGGAGATTATATTGCGGGACCCTCACATGTACTTCCAACAAGCGGGACGGCACGCTTTTCATCCGGATTATCAGTGAATGATTTCCTGAAGAGATCCAGCGTAATAACCTATTCAAAGTCGGCGCTCAAGGCCGCTTATACTGATTTAGCTGAAATTTCAGGGGCCGAGGGTTTGGATGCACATACACGGTCTGTTCAAATCAGACTAAAGCCAAAAAAAGGAGTATCCTATTGA
- a CDS encoding aspartate-semialdehyde dehydrogenase — protein MAVNVAVVGATGAVGEEFLRILESRKFPVEELRLLASRRSAGKKMRFCGAEYTVQELTKHSFQGIKIALFSAGASISREYVPYAIESGAVCVDNSSAFRMDDDVPLVVLEVNPQEIARHHGVIANPNCSTIQMVVALKPIHDVARIKRIVVSTYQAVSGAGLKAVNELLKETASILGGKEDFKRNLFPHQIAFNVLPQIPQSNAFLANGYTSEELKMVDETKKIMGDHSIKVTATTVRVPVIRGHSESVNVETEKKITVAEVKRLLSSAPGVTLVDDPANQMYPLAIHAVGKDDVFVGRIREDESVANGINLWIVSDNLRKGAALNAIQIAEKLL, from the coding sequence ATGGCTGTAAATGTGGCTGTGGTAGGTGCAACAGGCGCAGTGGGTGAGGAATTTCTCCGAATACTGGAAAGCAGGAAATTTCCGGTTGAAGAATTGAGATTATTAGCCTCGAGGCGTTCTGCCGGGAAAAAGATGCGGTTTTGCGGGGCTGAATATACAGTACAGGAATTAACAAAGCATTCATTCCAGGGGATAAAGATTGCCCTTTTTAGTGCAGGGGCAAGCATCAGCAGGGAATATGTACCTTACGCTATCGAAAGTGGCGCCGTTTGTGTAGATAATTCCAGCGCATTCAGGATGGACGATGACGTGCCCCTGGTGGTGCTGGAGGTAAATCCTCAAGAAATTGCCAGGCATCATGGGGTAATTGCTAATCCCAATTGCTCCACGATTCAGATGGTAGTTGCTTTAAAACCGATCCATGATGTTGCGCGGATAAAGAGGATTGTTGTATCGACATACCAGGCTGTATCTGGTGCTGGTTTGAAAGCCGTTAACGAGCTCTTAAAGGAGACTGCGAGTATTCTCGGTGGCAAGGAAGATTTTAAGAGAAATTTGTTTCCCCACCAGATTGCCTTTAATGTATTGCCTCAGATTCCCCAGAGTAATGCATTTCTCGCTAATGGTTACACATCCGAAGAACTGAAGATGGTGGACGAGACAAAAAAAATTATGGGTGATCATAGCATCAAGGTAACTGCAACTACCGTGCGTGTACCTGTTATTCGTGGTCATAGCGAGTCTGTGAATGTAGAAACAGAGAAAAAAATCACCGTAGCTGAAGTAAAAAGGCTTCTTTCAAGTGCGCCAGGCGTTACCCTGGTGGACGACCCTGCTAATCAAATGTATCCCCTCGCTATACATGCGGTGGGGAAAGACGATGTCTTTGTAGGTCGTATCCGCGAAGACGAATCCGTTGCAAATGGGATCAATCTCTGGATTGTGAGCGATAATCTCCGAAAAGGTGCGGCCCTGAACGCAATCCAGATTGCAGAGAAACTGTTGTAA
- a CDS encoding RCC1 repeat- and reductase domain-containing protein, translating into MGKALFNHIDIKYSCSGGVCNTVMYNKRIILCWIVILFSLFLPFNMVASASTIVQVSGGGFHSLVLKSDGTVWAWGLNMYGQLGDGTNTDRKIPVQVKGLDNVAAIAGGVWHSIALKTDGTVWVWGGNWAGQLGEGTTKSRNIPVQINGLSGILAIATKGQHSIVLRSDGTVLAWGRNAYGQLGDGTTTDKNIPVQVRGLSNIVSIAGGGYHCLAKEKDGTIWAWGLNRNNQLGDGSTTDRAIPVPVCGLADVSIINGGGDHSIALKNNGNVWTWGFNQYGQLGNGSTDNGSTPFSIEELRKVTAIAGGGDHTLALKSDGTVWAWGSNSSGQLGEGTTTKRDIPVLVKKLDNVISVSGGGQHSIALKADGTIWAWGLNKNGQLGDGSTSNRNTPAEVISSYHFQN; encoded by the coding sequence ATGGGAAAAGCACTTTTTAATCATATCGATATCAAGTATTCCTGTTCGGGAGGAGTGTGTAATACCGTGATGTACAACAAACGTATCATTTTATGCTGGATTGTAATCTTGTTTTCTCTGTTTTTGCCCTTTAATATGGTGGCTTCTGCCTCAACAATTGTGCAGGTGTCGGGTGGTGGTTTTCATAGCTTGGTTTTGAAATCAGACGGCACTGTTTGGGCATGGGGATTAAATATGTACGGTCAGCTTGGTGATGGAACAAATACAGATAGGAAGATACCGGTACAGGTAAAGGGGCTGGACAATGTTGCTGCAATCGCAGGAGGAGTGTGGCACAGTATTGCTTTGAAAACAGATGGTACAGTCTGGGTATGGGGAGGCAACTGGGCGGGGCAGCTGGGAGAAGGAACGACTAAGAGCAGAAACATACCAGTACAGATAAATGGCCTTAGTGGTATCTTGGCGATTGCCACGAAAGGACAACACAGTATTGTGCTGAGGTCTGATGGAACCGTTTTGGCCTGGGGGAGAAACGCATACGGACAATTGGGAGACGGAACCACTACAGATAAAAATATACCCGTACAGGTAAGAGGGCTTAGCAACATTGTCTCCATTGCCGGAGGTGGGTACCACTGCCTTGCCAAGGAGAAAGATGGCACCATCTGGGCTTGGGGTCTCAACAGAAATAATCAGTTGGGAGACGGTTCCACCACTGACAGGGCAATCCCTGTTCCGGTGTGCGGACTTGCGGACGTCAGTATTATTAATGGTGGGGGAGACCACAGTATTGCCCTGAAGAACAACGGTAACGTGTGGACATGGGGATTTAATCAATATGGACAGTTGGGAAACGGTTCGACTGATAACGGAAGTACTCCATTCTCCATAGAGGAGCTTAGAAAAGTCACTGCAATTGCCGGTGGAGGAGACCACACCCTTGCCCTGAAATCAGACGGAACCGTATGGGCTTGGGGGAGTAATAGTTCAGGTCAGTTGGGGGAAGGAACTACTACAAAGAGAGACATCCCCGTTCTTGTAAAAAAACTCGACAATGTCATTTCTGTTTCTGGTGGAGGACAACACAGCATTGCCTTAAAAGCCGATGGTACCATATGGGCATGGGGATTAAACAAAAACGGTCAACTGGGAGATGGTTCTACCTCAAATAGAAATACCCCGGCTGAGGTAATCAGTAGTTACCATTTTCAGAATTGA